A single region of the Microlunatus panaciterrae genome encodes:
- the hemB gene encoding porphobilinogen synthase yields the protein MVRPRRLRTTAAIRSMVAETTVQPRQLILPLFVAEGLAEPRPITSMPGVVQHTLDSLRRAGAAAAEAGLAGVMLFGIPEEKDARGSGAVDPNGILTVAIEAVRDEVGDDCLVMSDVCLDEFTDHGHCGVLTDSGVVDNDATVEIYAEMASLHAAAGAHLVAPSGMMDGQVAAIRATLDADGYADVAIMAYAAKYASAFYGPFREAVSSSLQGDRKTYQQDPANIREALREVALDVAEGADLVMVKPALGYLDVLAAVRHAVDLPVAAYNVSGEYAMVEAAAAQGWIERERAIDETLLSIRRAGADAVLTYWALEYARRSGVAR from the coding sequence CTGGTCCGGCCACGCCGGCTGCGCACCACGGCCGCGATCCGGTCCATGGTGGCCGAGACGACTGTGCAGCCGCGCCAGCTGATCCTGCCGCTGTTCGTCGCCGAGGGTCTGGCCGAGCCCCGACCGATCACCTCGATGCCGGGAGTGGTGCAACACACGCTGGACTCCTTGCGTCGAGCAGGTGCAGCGGCCGCGGAGGCCGGGCTGGCCGGGGTGATGCTGTTCGGCATCCCCGAGGAGAAGGACGCCCGTGGCTCTGGAGCGGTCGACCCGAACGGCATTCTCACGGTCGCTATCGAGGCGGTCCGGGACGAGGTCGGCGACGACTGCCTGGTGATGAGTGACGTCTGCCTGGACGAGTTCACCGACCACGGCCACTGCGGCGTGCTCACCGACAGCGGTGTGGTGGACAACGACGCGACGGTGGAGATCTACGCCGAGATGGCGTCGCTGCATGCAGCCGCCGGTGCCCACCTGGTGGCCCCCAGCGGGATGATGGACGGGCAGGTGGCGGCCATCCGCGCGACCCTCGACGCCGATGGGTACGCCGACGTCGCGATCATGGCCTACGCGGCCAAGTACGCCTCCGCCTTCTACGGACCCTTCCGGGAGGCGGTCTCGTCCTCCCTGCAGGGAGACCGCAAGACCTACCAGCAGGATCCGGCCAACATCCGGGAGGCGCTGCGCGAGGTCGCGCTGGACGTGGCCGAAGGCGCGGATCTGGTGATGGTGAAGCCGGCGCTGGGCTACCTCGACGTGCTGGCCGCGGTCCGCCACGCGGTGGACCTGCCGGTTGCCGCCTACAACGTGTCCGGCGAGTACGCGATGGTGGAGGCTGCCGCGGCGCAGGGCTGGATCGAGCGGGAGCGTGCGATCGATGAGACGCTGCTCTCGATCCGCCGGGCCGGGGCCGATGCGGTGCTGACCTACTGGGCTCTGGAGTACGCCCGCCGCAGCGGGGTAGCGCGTTGA
- a CDS encoding uroporphyrinogen-III synthase — protein sequence MSTSTVRKTTTSSATATPPAPVTRGRVIFVGIGPGDPDLLTLGAIAALAEANAVILDSDDMRELLEHPAIAVDSDAEVTTLGLTEAGKPLTPSARAKIVLKHAEDGARVVRLVAGDPFLDNGVADEAAACVRGGIDFEVVPGVSSLTAVPEYAGIALNHAGGVHFASMTEGRFSKTATAHWGQATSLVVSTRAGMVADMVEAALVAGRPADDLAMVTFHGGSTEQNSVTTTLHDLAAAVKSAKADGAELVHVILGAAVDQRGELSWYETKPLFGWRVLVPRTKDQAAPMTNRLRSYGAHSEEVPTISVEPPRSPLQMDKAIRGLVEGRYEWVAFTSVNAVRAVREKFEEYGLDARGFSGLKVAAVGDSTAAALQAWGIAPDLVPQGEQSAAGLAAEWPPYDEVLDPINRVFLPRADIATETLAAGLVELGWEVEDVTAYRTVRAAPPPAPVREAIKSGKFDAVVFTSSSTVRNLVGIAGKPHSSTVIAVIGPATAKTCEEHGLRVDVMAAKPSVIALADALASFAAERRDALVAAGEPVTKPSQRRGGTRRRS from the coding sequence GTGAGCACCTCCACCGTCCGCAAGACCACTACTTCGTCCGCCACGGCAACCCCGCCTGCTCCGGTCACCAGAGGCCGGGTCATCTTCGTTGGAATCGGGCCGGGTGACCCCGACCTGCTCACTCTCGGTGCGATCGCCGCCCTCGCGGAGGCGAATGCGGTGATTCTCGACTCCGACGACATGCGCGAGCTGCTCGAGCATCCGGCCATTGCCGTCGACTCCGACGCCGAGGTGACCACCCTCGGGCTGACCGAGGCCGGCAAGCCGTTGACCCCTTCCGCCCGGGCCAAGATCGTGCTCAAGCACGCAGAGGATGGCGCCCGGGTGGTCCGGCTGGTGGCCGGTGACCCGTTCCTCGACAACGGAGTCGCCGATGAGGCCGCCGCCTGCGTCCGCGGCGGGATCGACTTCGAGGTGGTTCCGGGGGTGTCCAGCCTTACCGCCGTTCCCGAGTACGCCGGCATCGCCCTGAACCACGCCGGTGGGGTCCACTTCGCCTCCATGACGGAGGGCAGGTTCTCCAAGACCGCCACCGCGCACTGGGGCCAGGCGACCTCGCTGGTCGTCAGCACCCGCGCCGGGATGGTGGCCGACATGGTCGAGGCCGCGCTCGTCGCGGGCCGTCCGGCCGACGATCTCGCGATGGTCACCTTCCACGGTGGCAGCACCGAGCAGAACAGTGTCACCACGACGCTGCACGACCTGGCGGCTGCGGTGAAGTCCGCCAAGGCGGACGGCGCGGAGCTGGTGCACGTGATCTTGGGGGCAGCCGTGGATCAACGCGGTGAGCTGAGCTGGTACGAGACCAAGCCACTCTTCGGTTGGCGGGTGCTGGTGCCGCGGACCAAGGACCAGGCAGCGCCGATGACGAACCGGTTGCGTTCTTACGGCGCCCACAGCGAGGAGGTGCCGACCATCTCGGTGGAGCCGCCCCGCAGCCCGCTGCAGATGGACAAGGCGATCCGCGGCCTGGTCGAGGGACGCTACGAATGGGTGGCGTTCACCTCAGTCAACGCCGTCCGCGCCGTCCGGGAGAAGTTCGAGGAGTACGGCCTGGACGCCCGCGGCTTCTCCGGCCTGAAGGTGGCAGCTGTCGGCGACAGCACCGCCGCCGCGCTGCAGGCGTGGGGCATCGCCCCCGACCTGGTGCCGCAGGGCGAGCAGTCGGCCGCCGGGCTGGCTGCCGAGTGGCCGCCCTACGACGAGGTGCTGGATCCGATCAACCGGGTCTTCCTGCCCCGGGCCGACATCGCCACCGAGACGCTCGCCGCCGGGCTGGTCGAGCTCGGCTGGGAGGTCGAGGACGTGACGGCCTACCGGACCGTCCGCGCGGCCCCGCCGCCGGCTCCGGTACGCGAGGCGATCAAGAGCGGCAAGTTCGACGCCGTGGTCTTCACCTCGTCGTCGACAGTGCGCAACCTGGTCGGCATCGCCGGCAAGCCGCACTCATCAACGGTGATCGCGGTGATCGGTCCGGCCACCGCGAAGACCTGCGAGGAGCACGGGCTGCGGGTCGACGTGATGGCGGCGAAGCCGTCGGTGATCGCCCTTGCGGACGCGCTGGCGAGCTTTGCCGCGGAGCGTCGGGACGCACTGGTCGCCGCCGGTGAGCCGGTGACGAAGCCGTCCCAGCGGCGCGGCGGTACCCGCCGCCGGTCCTGA